Proteins found in one Anopheles aquasalis chromosome 3, idAnoAquaMG_Q_19, whole genome shotgun sequence genomic segment:
- the LOC126577988 gene encoding transient receptor potential cation channel trpm isoform X8, whose protein sequence is MLHSHRQFHSDCWPTRGVKKQGKLGWGLRKICWGLINITVPRRAARSWIEATFQKRECIKFIPNPKNEEICCCGQERRTHQFVPGIDPGVSGDLWTPTKHTRPQPTDAYGTIEFQGGAHPTKAQYVRLSYDTRPELLVQLFTREWNLELPKLLITVQGGKANFELQPKLKKVLRKGLLKAAKTTGAWIFTGGTNTGVTKQVGDALLLEGQQRSGRVVSIGIAPWGIVERNHELLGHNRDVPCHSISSPRSKLAVLNNRHAYFLLVDDGSQGRYGAELILRRKLEKYISNQKLQPFTHSSTPVVCLVIEGGTNTIRAVLEYVTDNPPVPVVVCDGSGRAADLIAFVHKYASDNGEQGVLESMHEYLVRKIKETFEVSAEQAERLYQELLLCTKNKNLITVFRIQDRPEGNTQELDQTILTALFKSQHLSPPEQLSLALTWNRVDIARTEIFVYGQEWPLGALDEAMMQALEHDRIDFVKLLLENGVSMRKFLTIPRLEELYNTKHGPANTLGYILRDVRPHIPKGYVYTLHDIGLVINKLMGGAYRSYYTRRKFRPIYAKVMNSYVNTHRKPSTFQRSAGINSMSLVAGLVPVTADMALFEFPFNELLIWAVLTKRQQMALLMWTHGEEALAKSLVACKLYKAMAHEAADDDLDTEIYEELRSYAKEFESKGLKLLDFCYRQDAERAQRLLTCELQSWSSQSCLSLAVAANHRAILAHPCSQIILADLWMGGLRTRKNTNLKVILGLLVPPFIKKLDFKSKEELQQMPQTEEEHLENQYLDYEDRDKKDPDAEALLSDAYSMKDTKVQENGKVSLTESENTQYKEYDNDVRQQRPLKMKKKIYEFYTAPITKFWADSMAYVLFLVLFTYTVLVRMAEMPSWQEYYAIAYITTLGCEKIREIVSSEPVAISHKFSVWAWNMWNPCDAAAIIFFLIGLALRLRPYTMDIGRVIYCVDSIYWYLRILNILGVNKYLGPLVTMMGKMVKNMIYFVVLLLVVLMSFGVSRQAILFPNNDASWRLVRDVYYQPYFMLYGEVFADDIDPPCGEDPSQPACVTGHWVTPIAMSMYLLIANILLINLLIAVFNNIFIEVNAVSHQVWMFQRFTVVMEYQQKPVLPPPLIAFCHFYSLLRYAIRKAKGLKESRDNGLKLFLEKEDMERLYDFEEECVEGYFREQEILLHQSTEERIKNTDERVEHMAQKIEDINQKENIQTGAVQNIEFRLRKVEESAEQILSHLAVIHRFMSAHTLMQDPMQGSTSNVSANLAIGGSTVAVMGDQRARTISETDSCQIPGVTQRKKFNRSLTEVRPDAYIFDDGMHFEVRPVPEENENDRSPEKLPTDFGSRDRKLSIRSEDSELFPNTAMPKGLSPQESTGGVVKSSPPAVSPPFLNIRQDTASTESKDTLTPLDGADERTLVGEESVDELVDATSYEGLRQRTGRRRNSSMCGPGPGAVSAGASRDGPGLVGASGRRNSESASGGGLDINRSQTSLYQHGFSKRQHSITQSEPDSGNEQPVQRPTPKGRHLLLQIHTEYTSITDELESVCHMIASPTSSLREPELSNPQFAVMIEKKHLKECEDRDYKMMEALLQTRCSMDDSDDYFEDSAAEEHGPRKMLRRETAIELPVTPSKSNIVSLADSSQGNEDFALKNERAPLSNRNSLRDSKNSPLSMSSQNSPRNSQYMQAAYLNPSAFDAASRLYKKSCESLQKNSSTDTEYSLQPYRFIKQSSNETNSSFNIDNSSLTNDLSIDGETSLNSTVIEMVSGSTINVPATVATTSVATPGAPDADRGAGFQTKRTSSYGSAPQPAEPRGAGCLKKQFSIEKAGGTGERSVSISEGSERVGPVVSGLVVPAKPPRTTRFSDSLSLMGTKSVLSLLKESSSTSTEDTQNEHREAATIPCISTNLVQDEIAKLSSNIKSSTDEDTEPPINETMC, encoded by the exons CGTGCCGCTCGCAGCTGGATCGAGGCAACGTTTCAAAAGCGCGAATGCATCAAGTTTATACCGAAcccgaaaaatgaagaaat ATGCTGCTGTGGTCAGGAGCGACGCACCCACCAGTTCGTGCCGGGCATCGACCCGGGCGTTAGTGGAGATCTTTGGACACCGACGAAACACACGCGCCCGCAGCCCACCGACGCCTATGGTACGATTGAGTTCCAGGGCGGTGCACATCCCACGAAGGCACAG TATGTCCGCCTTTCGTACGATACTCGgccggagctgctggtgcaactGTTCACGCGTGAATGGAACCTCGAGCTACCGAAGCTGCTCATCACGGTGCAAGGTGGCAAGGCGAACTTCGAACTGCAGCCCAAGTTGAAAAAG GTGCTTCGGAAGGGTCTTCTGAAGGCGGCCAAAACGACGGGCGCATGGATATTTACTGGCGGTACCAACACGG GCGTCACGAAGCAGGTTggtgatgcgctgctgctggagggccAACAACGGTCGGGGCGCGTCGTGAGCATCGGTATCGCGCCGTGGGGCATCGTTGAGCGTAACCACGAACTACTCGGGCACAATCGGGACGTTCCGTGCCACAGCATCAGTTCGCCAAG ATCCAAGCTGGCGGTGCTGAACAACAGGCACGCTTACTTTCTGCTCGTTGACGACGGATCGCAGGGACGCTACGGTGCGGAGCTGATCCTTCGGCGGAAGCTAGAGAAATACATATCGAATCAGAAACTGCAACCCT TTACTCACTCGAGCACCCCGGTAGTATGCTTGGTAATTGAGGGTGGTACAAACACAATCAGAGCTGTGCTAGAGTACGTCACCGATAacccaccggtaccggtagtAGTATGTGATGGATCAGGCCGGGCCGCTGATCTTATAGCGTTTGTACATAA GTATGCCTCGGACAATGGTGAGCAGGGTGTGCTGGAGTCGATGCACGAGTATCTGGTGCGGAAGATAAAGGAAACGTTCGAGGTGAGCGCCGAACAGGCGGAACGGTTGTAtcaggagctgctgctgtgcaccaAGAATAAGAACCTG ATAACGGTGTTTCGCATACAGGATCGACCGGAGGGCAACACTCAGGAACTGGACCAAACGATTTTAACTGCACTTTTTAAATCACAGCACCTCAGTCCACCGGAGCAGCTCAGCCTGGCGCTCACGTGGAACCGGGTCGATATTGCCCGCACGGAAATCTTCGTCTATGGCCAGGAGTGGCCCCTCGGTGCCCTGGACGAGGCGATGATGCAGGCGCTCGAGCACGACCGTATCGATTtcgtgaagctgctgctcgagaatGGCGTATCGATGCGCAAGTTCCTCACGATACCACGGCTAGAGGAGCTGTACAATACGAAGCACGGACCGGCCAACACGCTCGGGTACATCCTGCGTGACGTGCGGCCCCACATCCCGAAGGGATACGTCTACACGCTCCACGACATCGGGCTGGTGATCAACAAGCTGATGGGTGGTGCGTACCGGTCGTACTACACGCGGCGAAAATTTCGCCCAATCTACGCCAAGGTGATGAACAGCTACGTCAACACGCACCGGAAACCGTCCACCTTTCAGCGGTCGGCCGGCATCAACTCGATGAGCCTGGTGGCCGGTCTGGTCCCGGTGACGGCCGATATGGCGCTGTTCGAGTTTCCGTTCAACGAGCTGCTCATCTGGGCCGTGCTGACCAAGCGGCAGCAGATGGCGCTGCTCATGTGGACGCACGGCGAGGAAGCGCTCGCCAAGTCGCTGGTCGCCTGCAAGCTGTACAAAGCGATGGCACACGAGGCCGCCGACGATGATCTGGATACGGAGATCTACGAGGAGCTGCGCAGCTACGCGAAGGAGTTTGAGAGCAAAGGACTGAAACTGTTGGATTTCTGCTACCGGCAGGATGCGGAGCGGGCACAACGTTTGCTGACCTGCGAGCTGCAGTCGTGGTCGAGCCAGAGCTGCCtgtcgctggcggtggcggccaacCACCGGGCCATCTTGGCCCATCCCTGCAGCCAGATCATACTGGCCGATCTGTGGATGGGTGGACTGCGGACGAGAAAGAACACAAACTTGAAA GTTATATTGGGATTACTGGTGCCACCGTTTATCAAAAAGCTAGACTTTAAATCGAAGGAAGAGCTACAGCAGATGCCCCAGACCGAGGAGGAACATCTCGAGAATCAGTACTTGGACTACGAGGATCGGGACAAGAAGGACCCGGACGCCGAG GCGCTTCTGTCTGATGCGTACTCAATGAAAGATACCAAAGTgcaggaaaacggaaaa GTTTCGCTAACAGAGTCCGAGAATACACAATACAAGGAGTACGACAACGATGTGCGTCAGCAACGACCactgaagatgaagaagaaaatctaCGAATTCTACACTGCTCCCATTACAAAGTTTTGGGCTGATTCG ATGGCGTACGTGCTGTTCCTGGTACTTTTCACGTACACGGTGCTTGTTCGGATGGCGGAAATGCCAAGCTGGCAGGAGTACTACGCAATCGCTTACATCACTACGCTTGGTTGCGAGAAGATACGCGAGATAGTTTCGTCGGAACCGGTGGCAATATC GCACAAGTTTTCCGTGTGGGCCTGGAACATGTGGAACCCGTGTGATGCGGCGGCAATAATCTTTTTCCTCATCGGTCTCGCTCTCCGACTCCGGCCATATACGATGGACATCGGACGAGTGATCTACTGCGTGGACAGCATCTACTGGTACTTGCGCATACTGAACATTCTAGGTGTAAACAAATATTTGG GACCactggtgacgatgatgggcaaaatggtgaaaaacatgatttacttcgtggtgctgttgctggtcgtGTTAATGAGCTTCGGTGTTAGCCGGCAAGCAATACTGTTCCCCAACAATGATGCAAGCTGGCGACTAGTGCGAGACGTTTACTATCAGCCGTACTTCATGTTGTACGGAGAGGTGTTTGCGGACGACATTGATCCACCGTGCGGAGAAGATCCATCGCAACCGGCGTGCGTCACGG GTCACTGGGTAACGCCGATCGCAATGTCGATGTACTTGTTGATTGCGAACATTCTACTGATCAATCTGTTGATTGCCGTGTTCAACAACATCTTCATCGAGGTAAACGCCGTATCGCACCAGGTGTGGATGTTCCAGCGGTtcacggtggtgatggagtaTCAGCAGAAGCCCGTACTACCGCCACCCCTGATAGCGTTCTGCCATTTCTACTCGCTCTTGCGCTACGCGATCCGCAAAGCGAAAGGGCTGAAGGAATCGCGCGACAACGGGTTGAAGCTGTTCCTGGAAAAGGAGGACATGGAGCGGTTGTACGACTTCGAGGAGGAGTGCGTCGAAGGTTACTTCCGCGAGCAAGAgatcctgctgcaccagtCGACCGAGGAGCGGATAAAAAATACGGACGAGCGCGTTGAGCATATGGCGCAGAAGATTGAGGATATTAACCAGAAGGAAAACATCCAGACGGGCGCCGTACAGAATATCGAGTTTCGGCTGCGGAAGGTGGAGGAGTCGGCCGAGCAGATACTTTCGCATCTGGCTGTGATACATCGCTTCATGTCCGCCCATACGCTCATGCAGGACCCGATGCAAGGATCTACGAGCAACGTGAGCGCAAATTTGGCGATCGGTGGCAGCACGGTGgccgtgatgggtgatcagcGGGCACGCACGATCTCGGAAACGGATAGCTGTCAGATACCGGGCGTGACGCAGCGCAAAAAGTTTAACCGCTCGCTGACGGAGGTGCGCCCTGATGCCTACATCTTCGACGATGGCATGCACTTTGAGGTACGGCCCGTACccgaagagaacgaaaatgATCGTTCACCGGAAAAG cttccgACGGATTTCGGGAGTCGGGATCGTAAGCTATCGATCCGGTCGGAAGATTCGGAGCTGTTTCCCAATACCGCGATGCCAAAAGGCCTCTCACCACAAGAATCAACGGGGGGTGTCGTAAAATCATCGCCCCCGGCAGTATCGCCACCATTTCTGAACATACGACAGGATACGGCCAGTACCGAAAGCAAGGACACGCTCACACCGTTGGATGGAGCCGACGAACGGACGCTCGTTGGTGAGGAATCCGTTGACGAGTTGGTCGACGCTACGAGCTACGAGGGTTTGCGGCAGCGGACCGGACGTCGGCGTAACTCATCGATGTGTGGACCAGGCCCTGGGGCCGTATCTGCCGGTGCTTCTCGGGATGGGCCGGGCTTGGTTGGCGCTAGTGGACGGCGAAACTCGGAGAGTGCTTCTGGCGGTGGGCTCGATATTAACCGTTCGCAGACGAGTCTTTATCAGCATGGGTTTTCGAAGCGACAGCACAGCATTACCCAGTCGGAGCCGGACAGTGGCAATGAACAAC CTGTTCAACGTCCTACACCGAAGGGACGGCATCTGTTGCTGCAGATACACACGGAATACACGTCCATCACGGACGAGCTGGAAAGTGTTTGTCACATGATTGCATCGCCAACGAGTTCGCTTAGAG AGCCGGAACTGTCTAACCCACAATTTGCCGTGATGATTGAAAAGAAGCATCTGAAAGAGTGCGAAGATCGGGATTACAAGATGATGGAAGCCCTGCTGCAAACGCGCTGCTCCATGGATGACAGTGACGATTACTTTGAAGACTCGGCGGCAGAAGAGCATGGACCGAGGAAAATGCTTCGACGCGAAACGGCTATCGAGCTGCCCGTGACACCGTCCAAATCGAACATCGTGTCGCTGGCGGACAGTAGCCAGGGAAATGAAGATTTTGCGCTGAAAAACGAACGGGCACCCCTATCGAACAGGAACTCGTTGCGCGACTCCAAGAACTCACCGCTGTCCATGTCCAGCCAGAATTCACCGCGGAACTCGCAGTATATGCAAGCGGCATACCTAAATCCTTCCGCGTTCGATGCGGCCAGCCGGCTGTACAAGAAGTCGTGCGAAAGTTTACAGAAGAACTCCAGCACCGATACCGAGTACTCGCTGCAACCGTATCGCTTCATCAAGCAGAGttcgaacgaaacaaacagtTCGTTCAACATCGACAACTCCTCCCTCACGAACGATCTGTCGATCGACGGTGAGACGAGCCTCAACTCGACCGTCATCGAAATGGTTTCAGGCTCGACGATAAACGTTCCAGCGACGGTAGCGACCACGTCGGTAGCGACGCCCGGGGCACCGGATGCTGATCGTGGCGCAGGtttccaaaccaaacgcaCCTCATCTTATGGTAGCGCGCCGCAGCCAGCGGAACCGCGTGGCGCTGGGTGTTTGAAGAAACAGTTTAGCATAGAGAAGGCAGGTGGAACCGGGGAACGGTCTGTGTCGATTTCGGAAGGCTCGGAGCGAGTTGGCCCGGTTGTGTCGGGTTTGGTAGTGCCGGCCAAGCCACCTCGCACGACTCGGTTTAGTGATAGTTTGAGCTTGATGGGGACGAAAAGTGTATTAAGTCTGCTGAAGGAGAGCAGCTCCACCAGTACGGAGGACACGCAGAATGAGCATCGCGAAGCAGCTACCATACCGTGCATAAGCACAAACCTGGTGCAGGACGAAATTGCCAAGCTGTCGTCCAACATCAAGAGCAGCACGGACGAGGACACCGAGCCACCCATCAATGAGACCATGTGCTGA